The Benincasa hispida cultivar B227 chromosome 11, ASM972705v1, whole genome shotgun sequence genome has a segment encoding these proteins:
- the LOC120092225 gene encoding copper chaperone for superoxide dismutase, chloroplastic/cytosolic isoform X2, which yields MQNNVDLPELLTEYMVDMKCEGCVNAVKNKLQGVDGVKSVDVDLSNQVVRILGTTPVKIMTEALEQTGRKARLIGQGVPEDFLVSAAVAEFKGPDIYGVVRLAQVNMELARVEANFSGLSPGKHGWSINEFGDLTSGAASTGKIFGSADSSPTNEPLGDLGTLDSDDKGEAFFSGVKQNLRVSDLIGRSIAVYETEDKSVPGIAAAVVARSAGVGENYKKLCTCDGTTIWESSNNDFVTSKV from the exons ATGCAGAACAATGTTGATTTGCCTGAACTTTTG ACGGAGTATATGGTGGATATGAAATGTGAGGGCTGTGTTAATGCCGTCAAGAACAAGTTACAGGGTGTTGATG GTGTAAAGAGTGTTGATGTGGACTTGAGTAATCAAGTGGTTCGGATATTGGGCACAACGCCTGTGAAGATAATGACTGAAGCTTTGGAGCAGACCGGTCGAAAAGCCCGGTTAATTGGGCAAGGGGTTCCTGAGG ATTTCTTAGTTTCTGCTGCTGTTGCTGAATTTAAAGGCCCGGATATATATGGCGTGGTTCGATTGGCTCAGGTAAATATGGAATTGGCTAGGGTTGAAGCCAACTTTAGTGGACTGTCACCTGGAAAACATGGTTGGTCAATCAATGAATTCGGTGATCTGACAAGTGGCGCTGCTAGCACAGGAAAAATCTTTGGTTCTGCAGATTCTAGCCCCACTAATGAG CCGCTGGGTGACCTGGGAACATTAGATTCTGATGACAAGGGCGAAGCCTTTTTCTCTGGTGTTAAACAGAACCTGCGAGTTTCTGATCTTATTGGACGATCAATAGCTGTGTATGAGACCGAAGATAAATCAGTTCCAGGGATTGCAGCAGCAGTAGTAGCTCGAAGTGCCGGTGTCGGAGAGAACTACAAGAAGCTATGCACCTGTGATGGAACTACCATATGGGAATCAAGTAACAATGATTTTGTTACCAGCAAAGTTTAA
- the LOC120092225 gene encoding copper chaperone for superoxide dismutase, chloroplastic/cytosolic isoform X1 encodes MAFLRSTATTTSLAIAASALPAAFIFTSPPSASLPFHFPQSFKPNSLSLHSSPFPTPNSFGFIRNFTPPLSAVRMEIPTSESISSSQNNVDLPELLTEYMVDMKCEGCVNAVKNKLQGVDGVKSVDVDLSNQVVRILGTTPVKIMTEALEQTGRKARLIGQGVPEDFLVSAAVAEFKGPDIYGVVRLAQVNMELARVEANFSGLSPGKHGWSINEFGDLTSGAASTGKIFGSADSSPTNEPLGDLGTLDSDDKGEAFFSGVKQNLRVSDLIGRSIAVYETEDKSVPGIAAAVVARSAGVGENYKKLCTCDGTTIWESSNNDFVTSKV; translated from the exons ATGGCATTTCTAAGGTCCACAGCAACAACTACTAGCCTTGCCATAGCAGCATCTGCTTTACCTGCAGCTTTCATCTTCACCAGTCCTCCTTCTGCTTCCCTCCCTTTTCATTTCCCTCAATCCTTCAAACCCAATTCCCTTTCTTTACATTCTTCTCCATTTCCAACTCCAAATTCCTTCGGATTTATCAGAAACTTTACCCCTCCACTCTCTGCTGTTCGTATGGAGATACCCACTTCGGAATCAATCTCTTCCTCTCAG AACAATGTTGATTTGCCTGAACTTTTG ACGGAGTATATGGTGGATATGAAATGTGAGGGCTGTGTTAATGCCGTCAAGAACAAGTTACAGGGTGTTGATG GTGTAAAGAGTGTTGATGTGGACTTGAGTAATCAAGTGGTTCGGATATTGGGCACAACGCCTGTGAAGATAATGACTGAAGCTTTGGAGCAGACCGGTCGAAAAGCCCGGTTAATTGGGCAAGGGGTTCCTGAGG ATTTCTTAGTTTCTGCTGCTGTTGCTGAATTTAAAGGCCCGGATATATATGGCGTGGTTCGATTGGCTCAGGTAAATATGGAATTGGCTAGGGTTGAAGCCAACTTTAGTGGACTGTCACCTGGAAAACATGGTTGGTCAATCAATGAATTCGGTGATCTGACAAGTGGCGCTGCTAGCACAGGAAAAATCTTTGGTTCTGCAGATTCTAGCCCCACTAATGAG CCGCTGGGTGACCTGGGAACATTAGATTCTGATGACAAGGGCGAAGCCTTTTTCTCTGGTGTTAAACAGAACCTGCGAGTTTCTGATCTTATTGGACGATCAATAGCTGTGTATGAGACCGAAGATAAATCAGTTCCAGGGATTGCAGCAGCAGTAGTAGCTCGAAGTGCCGGTGTCGGAGAGAACTACAAGAAGCTATGCACCTGTGATGGAACTACCATATGGGAATCAAGTAACAATGATTTTGTTACCAGCAAAGTTTAA